GGGATGGAGCTCCCGCCGTACCTCGCGACCATGCCGATGCACGCGATCACCGAGATCCACGGTGAGCGTGGCCTGCTGGAGCGGTTCCGGCTGGAGATCCGAACCTTCGACCCGGCGGCCCGCGAGCGCCTCACCGAGGCCCTCGACCTCGCCGCCGACCTGCACCGTGACGACCGGCGGGTACGCGAGCCGTACCTCAACCACCTGCTGCGGGTGGCGATCCGGATGATGCACCACTACCAGGTGCGTGACGTCGACGTCATCGTCGCCGGCCTGCTGCACGACGCGGTGGAGGACCACCCCGACGAGCTGGCCGGTCCGGGCGCCGCCGACCCGACAGCGGCGGCGCTGGCCGCGCTCGCCGACCGTTTCGGCCCGCGCGTCGCCCGCCTGGTCGGCGCGGTCACCAATCCGGCGTACGACCCGGGCCGCGACCGGCACGTCCAGTACCGCGAGCACGTGGCGGCCAGCCTGGACCGGGAGCCGTGGGCCCGGGTCATCAAGATCTCCGACTTCACCGACAACGGGCTGGGCGTGGTCTACACCATCGGTCCGAAGGTGGCCCGCTCGGCGGCGAAGTACCGCCCGCTGGTGCCGGTGTTCCGGGACCTGATCTCCCGGCCGGACACACCGCTGTCCGCGCCGGTGAAACGGCACATCTTCGCCCAGCTCGACCTGGCCGAGGAGCGGTTCAGCGCGATCCTCGACCAGCCGAACTAGCCCCCGGCGATCATGACCGCTTCCGGGTGGATGGCACGATGTCCACCATGGACTGGATGCCGTTGCTGAGCACGGGAGCGGGCGCCCTCATCGCGCTCTCCGGCAGCCTCCTGGTCGACCTGCGCCGGGAGCGCGACACCCGCTCCCGTGACCGCGACCTGGACCGCTGGCGCACCTGCGTGGACTTCGCCCTCGCCCTGGACGCGGCGCACACCGCGCTGCGGACCGTCCCCGCCGGCGACCGGCAGGCGGCCGGCGTCGCGATGACCGAGGCCGGGGCGTACCAGGCGCGTGAGCGGCTGCTGATGTCCGGCACGCCGGACCTGGTGGTGGCCGGCGAGGCCGCCTTCCACCGCCTGGTGGCGATGCGCAAGCTGATCGGCGCGGGCTCGGACCTGCGCTCGCCCGCCGGACACGAGTCGTACCACGAGTTCGCCGAGACGCTGTGGACGTTCCGGATGGCGGTCCGCAAGCACTTCGGGCACCGGGCGATCCAGCCGGGGGCGCTGGAACGCAGGGACTGGTCGGAGCGGCACGAGTGCGCGTACTGCGTGACGGCGACCGACTGACCGGTCCCCCGCCCGTCAACCGGCCTGCGGCGTGTTCGCGGGCACCCTGGCGTACCACTGGCGGACGTCCCGGGCGTGCACGCTGAGCCGTCCCTCCGGCACGGTGGTGGTCCGCACCACCGCCTCCCGATGCGCGACCAGCAGGTCACGCAGCCCCGCATGCCTCATGGACATCGCCTGCAGCGCGCGTATCCGGGTGAAGGAGACCTGGGGCAGCAGTTCCGCCACCTGGTCCTCGTCGGGCAGGACGCGGTCCAGTGGCACGTCCTGGGCGGACGCGGCCGCGAGGCTGAAGAACAGCTCGGTCGGAGTGGCCGGGCGCCGGGCACTCACCGCGTCGATGCTCTGCCGTTGGCCGGTACGCACCCACGGCACGTCCGCCGGGAGGTGGGCCATCGCCCAGGCGGCGTGATGCGGCACGGTGAGATTCACGGTCAGCGTCTGCTTCCGGGGCAGCGCCAGCTCCACCCCGCGCGCTCGCGCCAGCCAACCGACCCACCCGATGGTCGTCCACCGACGCTGCTCGTCGAGGACCATGGTGCGCGCCAGTTCGCCGGGCAGGTCCCGTACCGATGCCTCCGCGAGGTCCCAGGCCAGATCGGGGTCGTGCCGGTCGACCGCCGTCACCAGGTCGTAGGAGACGTCCAGGCCGGTGGCCGCGACGACGTCCGCCGGCGTGAGGCGGCCGACCGCGTCGACGACCTCCGCCGCGTCGTCGCCGTGGTCGGCGAGGTCGAACGCGTTGATCAGGCGCGGCACCGCCACCAGGTCGTCCCGCCGCCCGTAGCCGAGTCGCCCGGCGAGCCGGTCGACCGAGATCTCGCCGGCGATGGCGCGGCTCCAGTCGTCCCGGCCCCACAGCAGGAACACCCGGAGCAGATCGGCGACCCGACGCGGCCCGGCGATCAGGTGCGCCGTCTTCGACCAGCGGGAGAAGACCTTCTCGGTCCAACTGCTGTACGTCCGCCCCGGCAGCAGGCCCACCCGGGCCAGGTGCCGCACGGCGGCGAACAGGCTGGCCGGGTCCTGGAGGTGTTCGAGTTCGGTGGTGAAGACCCGCCAGCGGTGCGAATGGCCGCTCACCGTCTCGAGCAGTCGGCGCCCCGCGTCCGGGCTCACCCGCTCGACCGCCGCCATCAGGTCGGCCGCGTCGAGCTGGTGGTTGAACATCGCGAATCCGACCTGGCGTTCCAGCGGGGTGTTCCGTCTCCCGCTGCGGTCCGTGACCGGCCGACTGACCTCGTCG
This genomic interval from Micromonospora coxensis contains the following:
- a CDS encoding HD domain-containing protein codes for the protein MELPPYLATMPMHAITEIHGERGLLERFRLEIRTFDPAARERLTEALDLAADLHRDDRRVREPYLNHLLRVAIRMMHHYQVRDVDVIVAGLLHDAVEDHPDELAGPGAADPTAAALAALADRFGPRVARLVGAVTNPAYDPGRDRHVQYREHVAASLDREPWARVIKISDFTDNGLGVVYTIGPKVARSAAKYRPLVPVFRDLISRPDTPLSAPVKRHIFAQLDLAEERFSAILDQPN